The proteins below come from a single Sander vitreus isolate 19-12246 chromosome 15, sanVit1, whole genome shotgun sequence genomic window:
- the amn gene encoding protein amnionless, with protein MLKTTDMLLFFCLVRAAHALHKQWIPDTNYENKTNWDKENVPCGNDIVQFPAQKKVSVFVETTHAVQEMKLPVDGEFILNSGAGFYVVRGQDSGCGAGVTTQFKDSESLQWFNPALWQAAATLDDLQHGNFLFSVHEESVPCQYDDVVFKDRSSFRVDTSSSQSSIPVKSVSVLGKKFDSGSEFSHYLSSRSGQLQFQGSSAFSIGNQECGDPSGCDCGNSVNHQQICNSVTCASLSCKKPLLPVGHCCDVCGAIVTVQYAAGFNLQTYRQRIHHLFLVLPQYNSIQLGMSKVFKSQWLMGIIPSGTSPEIQVLILDGEKGTLSEVLARDIVKDAHSHGPNLAITGAEFQASSGSSSDQTGGSAGMVAGVVFGVLIMITLIIIMVVVIRKGVIQMPSSLPSLSSFMKSSDVTDLGGPLDHGFDNPIFDQPNMLPDIPGVYATETNNSISMTQTGVHFVNPVYDENETDFNA; from the coding sequence CATAGTTCAGTTTCCAGCCCAGAAAAAAGTGTCTGTGTTCGTGGAGACCACGCATGCTGTGCAGGAGATGAAGTTGCCAGTTGATGGAGAGTTCATCCTGAATTCAGGAGCTGGATTTTATGTCGTGAGAGGACAAGATTCGGGCTGCGGAGCGGGTGTCACGACTCAATTCAAAGATTCCGAGTCTCTCCAGTGGTTCAACCCAGCTCTGTGGCAGGCAGCTGCAACTCTGGATGACCTGCAGCATGGGAATTTCTTATTCTCAGTCCACGAGGAAAGTGTCCCTTGCCAGTATGATGATGTGGTTTTTAAAGACCGCTCCTCTTTCAGGGTGGACACCAGCTCCAGTCAGTCTAGCATTCCTGTCAAATCTGTGTCTGTGCTGGGGAAGAAGTTTGATAGCGGATCTGAGTTCTCCCATTATCTCAGCTCACGTTCAGGCCAGCTGCAGTTTCAAGGATCCTCTGCCTTCTCTATTGGAAACCAAGAGTGTGGGGATCCTTCTGGCTGCGACTGTGGGAATTCTGTGAACCATCAGCAGATCTGTAACAGTGTAACATGTGCCTCTCTGAGCTGTAAGAAGCCTCTTCTCCCCGTGGGACACTGCTGTGATGTTTGTGGTGCCATTGTTACCGTCCAATACGCCGCTGGGTTCAACCTGCAAACTTACAGGCAACGAATTCATCAcctatttcttgtcctgccacAATACAATTCCATTCAGCTGGGCATGTCTAAAGTCTTCAAGTCACAGTGGCTGATGGGGATCATCCCTTCTGGTACCTCACCTGAAATCCAGGTGCTTATCTTGGATGGAGAGAAGGGAACACTGTCAGAGGTTCTGGCCAGGGACATAGTGAAGGATGCCCATTCTCATGGCCCCAACCTGGCAATCACTGGGGCTGAATTTCAAGCCTCCTCTGGGAGCAGCAGTGATCAGACTGGTGGTAGTGCTGGGATGGTGGCTGGAGTTGTTTTTGGAGTTTTGATTATGATTACACTCATCATTATCATGGTCGTCGTGATTCGTAAGGGGGTTATTCAAATGCCATCATCACTGCCTTCTCTGAGCAGCTTCATGAAAAGCAGCGACGTTACAGACCTTGGTGGGCCTCTTGACCACGGCTTTGATAATCCCATTTTTGACCAGCCAAACATGCTGCCTGATATTCCTGGTGTGTATGCAACTGAAACAAATAATTCGATCTCCATGACTCAGACAGGTGTGCACTTTGTGAATCCAGTTTATGACGAGAATGAAACTGATTTTAACGCCTGA